The window TCCATTCGCTGTGCGTTGACATTTTGCGATCCGACATTGAAGCACTCGGATATCCTGCGAAGTTTTCGATTCTCGATCGCGGGGATCAAGAGTCGATGGCCCGCAAAGTTCTTCGTGATATTCGTGTCACTGAAAAGTCTTTGCGACCGGGAGATTTGTTGTCGATCATCAGTCGCTGGAAGACGATCGGGATCTCGCCGGAGCGAGCTGGAGAAGTGGTCGAGGATGACCAGGAATATCTGGGCAGCCTTGCCTATCGCCGCTATCAACAGAATCTAAAAGCTCAGGGTTCCGTTGATTTTGATGACTTGTTGTTACTCACCGTTAAATTGTTCCAATCTCATCCGGAGGTTCTGGACAAACATCAGAAGCGTTTTTCTCACGTTCAGATCGATGAGTATCAAGATACAAACGGAATTCAGTTTCGAATCGTCGAAGCACTCGTTAGAAATCACAACAACCTGCTTGTGGTTGGCGACGATGATCAGTCGATTTACGGCTGGCGAGGTGCGGAACTGAAACACATTCTCGGTTTTTCACAGTACTTCGAAGGGGCGAAGGTAATTCGACTGGAAGAGAATTATCGCTGCACCGATCGCATTCTCGATCTCGCCAATCGTCTCGTCAAACACAATCGGGAACGACATCAAAAGGTTCTGCGAGCGAATAAAACCGCTCGCGAGGAAGTCCGCTTTCTCGACTTGCCAGATGAACAATCCGAAGCGGAGCGGGTGGTCCACGAAATTCGTCATCTGCACGAGAGTCGGCGAATTCCTCTCAAAGATTTCGCGATCCTCTTTCGCACGAATGAACAGCCAAGGATCTTCGAATCCGAATTGCGTCGACGTCAGATCCCCTATGTTTTGATGGGAAGTCAGTCTTTTTATGACCGCAAAGAGATTCGCGATCTGCTCAGCTATCTGAAAGTGATCGCTCGTGAAGACGATGAGCAATCTCTTCTTAGAATTATTAACACGCCCGCCAGAGGAATTGGAACAGGCTCACTCGAAAAGATGATGAGCCGGGCCGTTCGCCAGGGTGTTCCGATTTGGGACGCAGCAACGCATTGCGTCAACGAAGGTGAAATCCCCATCAAGACAGGCGAAGCTGTCATCAGGCTTCACTCTCAGTTTAAGTCATGGCGATCCGCATTCCAGAACTCGCCGCGAGAGTTAGATTCTCTGACTCAGAAGCTGATGAACGAGATTCGTTACGAGTCCGAAATCGAACGTCAATACAAAGATGAACAACAGCAAGTCACCCGCAAGGCGGTTCTCGAAGAGTACATTAACTCGATCGCTGAATATGTCTCCCGCTCGTCTTCTCCAACTTTGGAAGATTACCTCGATAGTATTGCCCTCGAGCGTCGCGACGAAGAACCAGATAAAGAAGCGATGGCGAACGTGGATGCCGTCAAACTGATGACCTTGCACAGCGCGAAAGGGCTGGAATTCCCACGAGTCTATATGGTGGGAATGGAAGAAGGACTTCTTCCACATAAAAGAACAATCGACGGCACAGAAGCAGAAATCGCCGAGGAACGTCGCCTGGCTTACGTTGGTGTTACTCGGGCTCAGGAGACATTGACGCTGACGCGGGCTGCCAGTCGGCGAAAATGGGGTAAGCCGCGACCATCTCTGCCGTCACGATTCTTGTTCGAAATGCGAGCGAAAAGCGAGTAACTTCAAAGAGTTCGTATTAAAACACGATTGAACCGGACTTAAAAATAGTCCAGTACACGTCCAGCTCTAAGCATGTTCATTTAAGTCGACGATCACTTCTGGGACATTCTGCAGTGCATTTTGCAACCGATCGCCCGCACCCTTCCTTTTCACCTGATGATTGTCATCTCCGGCGTGATCCTCTTGCGGAGATGGCTTCCAGAAGTGCGGGCGAAAGTCACGCATCGGACCGATCTGGGCGGGAGTTCTGGAGCGGTCGTCGGTATATCGACCTCGGGTTTGCTCAGCTGCGGGATTGCCAACTTGTGAGTGAATGTGAGCGACCGCAGCATCGACCGTCATCGTCGGGAAGCTGTCATTCAGTCGACTACCGGGTGTGACACTGATCAGTTCGAGCCCAGCCAGTGACATTGCGCGACGTGAGAGACGAAGATACTGAGCAACGCGAAAATAATGAAAGTCGGTCTGAATAGCCGCTCGAAGCGGTTTAGCTTCGTCGAAATGATACTGATCAGTCACCGTCAGATCATCAAGCTCCGCTTCTGTTGCACCGGCCTCCCGACAGCGCTTTACAAAGTCACCGAGCAGTTCCTTTTCTTGATAAGCGATGCCGTAGTCATCACCGAGTTTCAAAAGCGCGGCGTCCGGCGCAATCAACATTTCACAACCAACGAGAAACAGCTTCCGAAATCCGAGTTGATATGCGATATCAATCAACTGGATGAGAGAGTCCTGCCAATCAGCAACATCACCATCGACCGTAGTCGTTGTGGTCGGGAAGTCTGTAAATCCAGGTTCCTGGCTTTTGTCAACAAACAGAGTGGCGGGCGCATCACAGACTTTGAATGTTGTTTCAGGAATGAGATCCATAGCTCGAGATCGGTGAACGAACTTCGTGACCGACGCATCAAGATAAATCGAGCGGTGAAATCTTGCTGTCGGATCGTAACTCGTCCAGAAGTCCGGTCGAATCAAACCGCTGCCAGCCAGATTCATGGAAAAAACCGGAGCTGGTGAGTCATTGACGAGTTCAATCGACTCTTCGCGCAACGAGGGTCCGCCTCCCACCACCCAACAAACACCACTCATCGGCCCAGCATAGAATGAGCGAAGATCGACGCTCTGTTTTCTTCCATCGGTTGTCAGGCGGTAAAACATGTCCCGATACTTTCCGTAATTAAAATTCGACACAGCTCAACATTTTGCACATAACGAATGATGCAGACGTAAACGTCGGTT of the Thalassoglobus sp. JC818 genome contains:
- a CDS encoding UvrD-helicase domain-containing protein, producing the protein MDLSHLNPSQLDAVKTLQGPVLVLAGAGTGKTRVITYRIAQLIRSGVAPERILSVTFTNKAAKEMLQRTKPLLGQSKVRPWISTFHSLCVDILRSDIEALGYPAKFSILDRGDQESMARKVLRDIRVTEKSLRPGDLLSIISRWKTIGISPERAGEVVEDDQEYLGSLAYRRYQQNLKAQGSVDFDDLLLLTVKLFQSHPEVLDKHQKRFSHVQIDEYQDTNGIQFRIVEALVRNHNNLLVVGDDDQSIYGWRGAELKHILGFSQYFEGAKVIRLEENYRCTDRILDLANRLVKHNRERHQKVLRANKTAREEVRFLDLPDEQSEAERVVHEIRHLHESRRIPLKDFAILFRTNEQPRIFESELRRRQIPYVLMGSQSFYDRKEIRDLLSYLKVIAREDDEQSLLRIINTPARGIGTGSLEKMMSRAVRQGVPIWDAATHCVNEGEIPIKTGEAVIRLHSQFKSWRSAFQNSPRELDSLTQKLMNEIRYESEIERQYKDEQQQVTRKAVLEEYINSIAEYVSRSSSPTLEDYLDSIALERRDEEPDKEAMANVDAVKLMTLHSAKGLEFPRVYMVGMEEGLLPHKRTIDGTEAEIAEERRLAYVGVTRAQETLTLTRAASRRKWGKPRPSLPSRFLFEMRAKSE